A stretch of Deltaproteobacteria bacterium DNA encodes these proteins:
- the erpA gene encoding iron-sulfur cluster insertion protein ErpA, which yields MNPQTESFDLPSVGSQRPILDVTESAAKRVRTFAEQNKEAAGKQFRVYIQGGGCSGFEYGFKFDDQRDDDLTLEFHGIKVLLDPASLNYLKGSTVDWVEDFRGSGFVVRNPNATGTCGCGTSFSV from the coding sequence ATGAATCCACAGACAGAGTCATTTGATTTACCATCGGTTGGTTCCCAGAGGCCGATTTTGGACGTCACCGAAAGTGCCGCAAAGCGGGTCAGGACGTTCGCCGAGCAGAATAAGGAGGCGGCCGGGAAGCAGTTTCGTGTCTATATCCAGGGGGGTGGTTGCTCCGGCTTTGAGTATGGCTTCAAGTTTGATGATCAGCGCGATGATGATTTGACGCTCGAATTTCATGGAATCAAGGTCCTGCTTGACCCGGCCAGTCTTAATTATTTGAAAGGCTCCACGGTTGATTGGGTCGAGGATTTTCGTGGTTCGGGCTTCGTTGTTAGAAATCCCAATGCGACCGGGACCTGCGGGTGTGGCACCTCGTTTTCTGTTTGA
- a CDS encoding alpha/beta hydrolase, which yields MKIIAHENIFIRSLRPSRAEADIWFIHGFGESGLSFREAFDSPLAKNFRLFAPDFPGFGVSPFQSRRGSLRGSTRLLGELIDQFSKGRPILLVAHSLGGIVGTWTVQERPKQVRAYISIEGNLTRSDTFFSGLAAKAKSAGKFYHFFKGQILAKAKGHEELERYFASLRFADPRALIAWGRSGVEATGLDRSGEEFAGLTCRKIYFWGEESMAHRSREFLRDKDIDHRCFKKCGHWPMIEKPKECYEAISEWLVRPRSLSE from the coding sequence ATGAAAATCATCGCTCACGAAAACATCTTTATCCGAAGCCTGAGGCCGTCACGGGCCGAAGCGGATATCTGGTTCATCCACGGATTTGGGGAATCGGGTCTTTCGTTCAGGGAGGCGTTTGACTCGCCACTCGCCAAAAACTTCCGCCTTTTTGCCCCAGACTTTCCCGGCTTCGGCGTGAGCCCTTTTCAGTCGCGGCGAGGGAGCTTGAGAGGTTCAACAAGGCTTCTGGGGGAGTTGATCGATCAGTTTTCGAAGGGTCGTCCGATCCTCCTCGTGGCCCATTCCTTGGGGGGGATTGTTGGAACCTGGACCGTCCAAGAACGCCCCAAACAGGTTCGGGCCTATATCAGCATTGAAGGGAACCTCACCCGGTCCGACACGTTTTTCAGTGGTCTGGCCGCCAAGGCGAAATCAGCGGGGAAATTTTATCATTTCTTCAAGGGGCAGATCCTTGCCAAGGCCAAGGGACACGAGGAACTCGAGCGTTATTTTGCGAGTCTCCGTTTTGCCGATCCGCGAGCCCTTATTGCCTGGGGGCGTTCCGGAGTTGAGGCCACCGGGCTGGATAGATCGGGGGAGGAGTTCGCAGGACTTACGTGTCGAAAGATCTATTTCTGGGGAGAGGAGAGCATGGCTCATAGGTCCCGTGAATTCTTAAGGGACAAAGACATTGATCATCGTTGTTTCAAGAAATGTGGTCATTGGCCGATGATTGAAAAGCCCAAAGAATGTTACGAGGCTATCTCAGAATGGCTTGTCAGGCCTAGGAGCCTGTCGGAATAA
- a CDS encoding metal ABC transporter permease — translation MNALLFLLPAFAACLVLTGIHTYLGIHVISRGVIFVDIALAQIAALGMTVAFLIGLPPDSQTAYFFTLGFTFLGALFFAYFRDKKIPQEAIIGVSFAMSSALAILLSDKIPHGSEHLKYILAGNILWVSWAQILKTAVIYLILGIFHFLVRGKLILISTKPEEAEQRGLKVWFWDLVFYLSFGLVITSSVQIGGILLVFSFLIVPALCSFLFFDSLRMRIFLGWILGTITSLAGITASYLWDLPTGPTIVVGFGLTLLLSFLLKACRSRSLSE, via the coding sequence ATGAACGCCCTCCTATTTCTCCTCCCTGCCTTTGCCGCCTGTCTCGTCCTGACGGGTATCCATACCTATCTTGGAATCCACGTCATCAGCCGTGGGGTTATCTTTGTCGATATTGCGCTCGCCCAGATTGCCGCTCTGGGGATGACAGTCGCCTTTTTGATCGGACTACCGCCTGATAGTCAAACGGCCTATTTCTTCACGTTGGGCTTTACCTTTCTGGGGGCTCTTTTCTTCGCCTATTTCCGTGACAAGAAGATACCACAGGAGGCGATTATCGGCGTCTCTTTTGCCATGAGCTCCGCACTCGCCATCCTCTTGTCGGATAAAATCCCTCATGGGTCGGAACATCTGAAATATATCCTGGCAGGAAATATTCTCTGGGTGAGCTGGGCACAGATCCTCAAGACGGCGGTCATTTATCTGATCCTCGGTATCTTCCATTTTTTGGTGAGGGGAAAATTGATTTTGATTTCGACCAAACCGGAAGAGGCCGAACAAAGAGGATTAAAGGTGTGGTTCTGGGATCTGGTTTTTTATCTCTCCTTTGGATTGGTCATCACGAGTTCCGTACAAATCGGCGGGATCTTGCTGGTCTTCTCCTTCCTGATTGTACCGGCCCTCTGCAGCTTTCTCTTTTTTGATAGCCTGAGGATGAGAATCTTCCTTGGCTGGATTCTGGGAACGATCACAAGCTTAGCCGGTATTACCGCTTCTTATTTATGGGATCTTCCAACTGGACCGACGATTGTTGTTGGTTTCGGACTGACCCTTCTTTTGTCGTTCCTTCTTAAGGCATGCCGCTCTAGGAGCCTGTCGGAGTAA
- a CDS encoding zinc ABC transporter substrate-binding protein, with translation MKKIFLTALILLLPLTTSAKLKIVTTIPDLAELVRKVGGDAVEVKSLARGDQDPHYLEPKPSYTVLLNQADLLIEVGLELEIGWLPVLLTQSRNPKMQLGQPGHLIASDHLRILEIPTGPIDRSMGDVHPMGNPHYWMNPKNGLIIAKNIADRLGRLDPTHATTYAENFKTWESSFSKRITQWEKELASVRGRTVITHHKSFSYFVDWADLKVEGLIEPKPGIPPTPSHILYLIDLIKTERIPLIITENYYDPKPARELSEKTGSKFLVLPTSVGGDSGVDSYEGLFQFLIEKMKGAL, from the coding sequence ATGAAAAAAATATTTTTAACAGCTTTAATTTTACTCCTCCCTCTGACCACCTCCGCTAAACTCAAGATCGTGACAACAATCCCGGACCTGGCCGAATTGGTACGAAAAGTGGGAGGGGATGCGGTTGAGGTAAAGAGCCTGGCCCGTGGAGATCAAGATCCACACTATCTGGAGCCAAAACCGAGTTACACCGTCCTTTTGAACCAGGCTGATCTTCTTATTGAGGTTGGATTGGAGTTGGAGATTGGCTGGTTACCGGTGCTCCTCACCCAATCCCGAAATCCCAAAATGCAATTGGGACAACCAGGCCACCTGATTGCCTCCGACCACTTAAGGATTCTGGAAATCCCAACCGGACCGATCGACCGATCGATGGGAGATGTCCATCCCATGGGGAACCCGCACTATTGGATGAACCCGAAAAACGGTCTGATCATTGCTAAAAATATCGCCGACCGACTGGGTCGGCTTGATCCGACCCATGCCACCACCTATGCTGAAAACTTCAAAACGTGGGAATCTTCCTTCTCCAAACGGATCACTCAATGGGAAAAGGAGCTGGCATCCGTCCGCGGACGAACCGTCATCACCCATCATAAGAGTTTTTCCTATTTTGTCGATTGGGCGGATCTGAAAGTGGAGGGCTTGATCGAACCGAAGCCGGGGATTCCCCCAACACCGTCCCATATTCTTTATCTCATTGATCTCATTAAAACGGAGAGGATCCCCCTCATCATCACCGAAAATTATTATGATCCAAAACCGGCACGCGAACTTTCGGAAAAGACCGGTTCCAAATTCCTGGTTCTTCCTACCTCGGTCGGTGGCGATTCGGGGGTGGACTCTTATGAAGGGCTTTTTCAATTCTTGATTGAAAAGATGAAGGGAGCGCTATGA
- a CDS encoding RNA methyltransferase: protein MKSDIAFILVRPKYHGNLGSVARALKNVGFTTLRLVQPEASLKHDEAKWMAVGAADLLKKVRIYSSIEEAAKDRQFLIGTTCRVGRKRGVPFLLPDIGEFLPTGKKIGILFGPEDKGLSNDELMRCHRTMMIPTRPRFRSLNLAQAVMLVAYEIQRSPGKSKAEVPEFFGKRPEILASVNFIEQMYDHFETMLQEIGFFPHQNPSAVMRKLRRIFARTALTVREVRMIRGICHQVLWRARQKDKAEVA from the coding sequence GTGAAGTCGGATATCGCTTTTATTCTTGTTCGACCCAAGTACCATGGCAATCTGGGCTCGGTAGCCAGGGCATTAAAAAATGTTGGTTTTACAACACTCCGATTGGTTCAACCGGAAGCGTCACTCAAGCACGATGAGGCCAAATGGATGGCGGTGGGTGCAGCCGATCTTCTGAAAAAGGTGAGGATCTATTCTTCTATCGAAGAGGCTGCGAAGGACCGCCAATTTTTGATCGGGACAACCTGTCGTGTCGGTCGGAAGCGGGGAGTCCCTTTTTTGCTCCCTGACATAGGTGAATTCCTGCCGACGGGGAAAAAAATCGGGATTCTCTTCGGGCCCGAAGACAAAGGTCTTTCCAATGATGAATTAATGCGTTGTCATCGGACGATGATGATCCCGACAAGGCCAAGATTCAGGTCTCTCAATCTGGCGCAGGCGGTGATGCTGGTCGCCTACGAAATTCAGCGCTCTCCAGGCAAGTCCAAAGCGGAGGTCCCGGAGTTTTTCGGCAAACGACCGGAGATCCTCGCTTCGGTCAACTTTATTGAGCAGATGTACGATCATTTTGAGACAATGTTACAAGAGATCGGATTTTTTCCCCATCAGAATCCGTCGGCCGTCATGAGAAAGCTTCGTCGGATTTTTGCGCGGACCGCACTGACGGTGCGCGAGGTGAGGATGATTCGGGGGATCTGTCATCAGGTTCTATGGCGAGCAAGACAAAAAGATAAGGCGGAGGTGGCCTAA
- the metH gene encoding methionine synthase — translation MVLSDRTKEIEAVMQERLLVLDGAMGTMLQQKNLTAADFGGSALEGCNENLVLTRPDVVLEIHRKYFQAGSDIVETNTFGGTPLVLAEYRLQDQTFEINKKAAEIARQAAKEFSTPKKPRFVAGSVGPTTKAISVTGGVTFSELVQHFFQQAVGLLEGGVDLFLIETCQDTRNIKAATIGIRQAFDKLGMTRPLIVSGTVEPMGTMLAGQAAEALVVSLQHLDLLAIGLNCATGPEFMTDHIRTIHELSETAVSCYPNAGLPNEEGKYLETPTSLAAQIERFIDKGWLNIVGGCCGTTEKHIEAIAQMVEGKKPRYFPRRLKGRSFYSGIEMVEATSDNRPLLVGERTNLIGSRAFKELVYGEKWEEATDIARRQVKNGAQIIDVCLQSTERDELPDIDPFYAKLIRKIKSPIMVDTTDPASVEKALTYCQGKSIINSINLEDGEEKFKKICPIIKKYGAAVVVGCIDEDPVQSQAFTRERKLAVAERSRQLLTEKYGVREEDIIFDPLVFPCATGDENYIGGAVETIEGVRLIKQKFPNCKTILGVSNVSFGLPPAAREVINAVFLYHATQAGLDLAIVNAEKLERYASIGADERGLAERLLFNWPPPLPLAGEGSGVRDWRAQNRERKIAINKANIELVTDFYRSKKKEIKKPKGELPLDERLARYIIEGSKDGLIDDLNLKLKEGAKPLGVVNGPLMKGMEEVGRLFNKNELIVAEVLQSAEAMKAAVSHLEQFMEKADVTTRGKILLATVKGDVHDIGKNLVEIILKNNGYEVINLGIKVPPEELIRAYHQYRPDMIGLSGLLVKSAQQMVVTAEDLKTAGIQIPLLVGGAALSDKFTRTKIAPSYTQLVLYARDAMTGLDLANRLMDPKERVKVEEEICKGDARFVSTDGAHPVAPLPSESSERSQKVSVDHSIPPVPYLERKIRDVPQLPEIWSYINPQMLYVRHLGFKKNFEKALVERDPKALELFDRVEEAKEEAKRFMKIRAVWQFFEVESAGNLIHLFGPGGKRPLHTFRFKRQRKENGICLADYVLQRVGGLRDQMALFVVGAGEGVREKAEQFKQRGEYLKSHAVQALAIETAEGCAEWLHRRIREDWGFPDPAEMTMQDRFVCKYRGKRYSFGYPACPDLEDQAGLWKLLKPDEIGIHLTEGYMMDPEASVSAIVFHHPDCQYFSVL, via the coding sequence ATGGTGCTGTCTGACCGAACAAAAGAGATTGAGGCCGTGATGCAGGAGCGTCTCCTTGTTTTGGATGGTGCCATGGGGACGATGCTGCAACAAAAGAATCTTACAGCCGCCGATTTTGGTGGGTCAGCTCTCGAGGGGTGCAATGAGAATCTCGTACTGACACGACCGGATGTCGTCCTCGAGATCCATAGAAAATATTTTCAGGCCGGTTCGGATATTGTTGAAACGAACACCTTTGGCGGAACTCCGTTGGTCCTGGCCGAGTATCGCCTCCAGGATCAGACATTTGAAATCAACAAGAAGGCGGCGGAGATTGCCCGCCAGGCGGCAAAGGAATTTTCAACCCCCAAGAAACCGCGATTTGTCGCAGGGTCCGTTGGACCGACGACGAAGGCGATCTCTGTCACCGGCGGCGTAACCTTTTCCGAACTCGTTCAACATTTTTTCCAGCAGGCGGTCGGCTTGCTGGAGGGGGGAGTCGACCTTTTCCTGATTGAGACCTGCCAGGATACCCGTAATATCAAGGCGGCGACGATCGGAATCCGTCAGGCGTTTGACAAACTAGGGATGACGCGACCACTCATCGTTTCCGGAACGGTTGAACCGATGGGGACAATGCTGGCCGGGCAGGCAGCCGAGGCGTTGGTCGTTTCCCTGCAACATCTGGATCTCCTTGCGATCGGTTTGAATTGCGCAACCGGTCCTGAGTTCATGACGGACCACATCCGGACGATTCACGAACTCTCGGAAACGGCAGTCTCCTGCTACCCGAATGCCGGTCTTCCGAATGAAGAGGGGAAATATCTCGAAACCCCCACATCGCTGGCGGCACAAATTGAGCGGTTTATTGACAAAGGGTGGCTCAATATCGTTGGCGGTTGTTGCGGAACGACGGAGAAACATATCGAGGCGATCGCCCAGATGGTGGAAGGGAAAAAACCACGCTATTTTCCAAGACGACTCAAGGGGCGCAGTTTTTATTCCGGCATTGAGATGGTCGAGGCAACTTCCGATAATCGCCCTCTGCTTGTTGGTGAACGGACCAATCTGATAGGTTCTCGCGCCTTCAAGGAGCTTGTCTACGGTGAAAAATGGGAGGAGGCGACCGACATCGCCCGGCGACAGGTCAAAAACGGGGCGCAGATCATTGATGTCTGTTTGCAAAGTACCGAGCGGGATGAACTCCCGGATATTGATCCTTTTTATGCCAAACTGATCCGGAAGATCAAAAGCCCGATCATGGTTGATACGACCGATCCGGCCTCGGTGGAGAAAGCACTGACTTATTGTCAGGGGAAGTCGATCATCAATTCGATTAACCTCGAGGACGGGGAGGAGAAGTTCAAAAAGATCTGCCCCATTATCAAAAAGTATGGGGCGGCGGTTGTCGTTGGATGCATCGATGAAGATCCGGTTCAATCGCAGGCGTTTACGCGTGAGCGAAAACTGGCTGTTGCCGAACGCTCCCGTCAATTACTCACCGAAAAATACGGGGTTCGGGAAGAGGATATCATCTTTGACCCGCTCGTCTTTCCGTGCGCTACGGGAGATGAAAATTATATTGGCGGAGCGGTGGAGACGATCGAGGGGGTTCGGCTGATCAAACAGAAATTTCCAAATTGCAAAACGATTCTGGGTGTCTCAAATGTCTCTTTTGGCCTCCCTCCGGCAGCGCGGGAGGTGATCAATGCCGTTTTTCTCTACCATGCGACCCAGGCGGGTCTTGATCTCGCGATTGTGAATGCGGAGAAGTTGGAGAGGTATGCGTCGATTGGGGCCGACGAGAGGGGACTGGCGGAGCGTTTGTTGTTTAATTGGCCCCCCCCTCTCCCCTTGGCGGGAGAGGGGTCGGGGGTGAGGGATTGGCGAGCCCAGAACCGTGAACGAAAAATCGCCATTAACAAAGCCAACATCGAATTAGTTACCGACTTTTATCGTTCTAAAAAAAAGGAGATCAAAAAGCCAAAGGGTGAACTCCCGCTTGATGAGCGGCTTGCGCGCTACATTATTGAGGGTTCAAAAGATGGTCTCATTGATGACTTAAACCTCAAACTCAAGGAGGGAGCCAAGCCACTCGGAGTTGTGAATGGACCCCTTATGAAGGGGATGGAGGAGGTCGGGCGCCTCTTCAATAAGAATGAGCTGATTGTTGCGGAGGTACTTCAGTCGGCCGAGGCGATGAAGGCAGCCGTTTCTCATCTTGAGCAGTTTATGGAGAAGGCTGATGTGACGACGCGTGGCAAGATCCTGCTGGCTACCGTGAAGGGGGATGTTCATGACATCGGGAAAAATCTGGTGGAGATCATCCTCAAGAACAACGGTTATGAGGTGATTAACTTAGGCATCAAGGTTCCTCCCGAAGAGCTGATCCGTGCCTACCATCAGTACCGGCCGGATATGATCGGACTCTCCGGTCTCCTTGTAAAATCGGCACAGCAGATGGTTGTAACGGCGGAGGACTTGAAGACGGCGGGTATTCAGATCCCTCTTTTGGTCGGTGGGGCTGCCCTGTCCGACAAATTTACCCGAACCAAGATTGCACCGAGTTACACACAGCTTGTGCTTTATGCCCGCGATGCGATGACCGGGCTCGATCTGGCGAATCGGCTCATGGATCCGAAAGAGAGGGTCAAGGTTGAAGAAGAGATTTGCAAAGGCGATGCCCGGTTTGTATCTACCGATGGGGCGCACCCCGTAGCACCCCTGCCCTCAGAATCGTCGGAAAGAAGCCAAAAGGTTTCCGTTGATCATTCGATTCCTCCAGTCCCTTATCTCGAGCGAAAAATTCGGGACGTCCCTCAACTGCCGGAGATCTGGAGCTACATCAATCCACAAATGCTCTACGTGCGCCATTTGGGATTTAAGAAGAATTTTGAGAAGGCCCTTGTCGAGCGGGATCCAAAGGCGCTGGAGCTGTTTGACAGGGTTGAAGAGGCGAAGGAAGAGGCGAAGAGATTCATGAAGATCCGGGCGGTCTGGCAGTTTTTTGAGGTGGAGTCGGCCGGTAATTTGATTCATCTCTTCGGCCCTGGCGGAAAACGGCCACTGCATACGTTTCGATTCAAACGTCAGCGAAAAGAGAATGGGATTTGCCTGGCGGATTATGTGTTGCAGCGGGTGGGCGGATTGCGAGATCAGATGGCCCTTTTTGTTGTGGGCGCGGGTGAGGGGGTTCGTGAAAAGGCGGAGCAGTTCAAGCAGCGAGGAGAATACCTCAAGTCCCATGCCGTTCAGGCGCTGGCGATCGAAACGGCGGAAGGGTGTGCCGAGTGGCTCCACCGGCGAATTCGTGAAGATTGGGGCTTCCCTGATCCGGCCGAAATGACGATGCAGGATCGATTTGTCTGCAAATATCGCGGAAAACGGTATAGCTTTGGATATCCCGCCTGTCCGGATCTGGAGGACCAGGCGGGGCTTTGGAAACTTCTCAAACCGGATGAGATCGGCATTCATCTGACGGAAGGGTACATGATGGACCCGGAGGCGTCGGTCTCAGCCATTGTCTTTCACCACCCGGATTGTCAGTATTTTAGCGTCCTTTAA
- the hpnH gene encoding adenosyl-hopene transferase HpnH has product MPIPVSQALKVASYVLTQKYLYRRKRYPLVLMLEPLFRCNLECAGCGKIQFPDEILKKSLSPEQCFKAVDECGAPVVSIPGGEPLIHPQIGEIVEGLIKRKKYVYLCTNAILLERKFDLFKPSKYLTFSIHMDGLKEEHDHAVCREGIFEVAVRAIKEAKRRGFRVTTNSTLFEGTDPKRIRAMFDYLTELGVEGMMISPGYSYEKAPDQEHFLKRERTYQLFSQILNRPRKGWQFNQSPLFLRFLQGKEKYQCTPWGNPTYNVFGWQKPCYLISDGGTAQTFKELMEETEWERYGTGHYEKCADCMVHCGYEASAVDDTFGSWEGFLKTVKITLSGDKEESLYLGKEIPQQEKLKKIA; this is encoded by the coding sequence ATGCCGATCCCCGTTTCACAGGCGCTCAAGGTCGCCAGTTATGTTTTGACCCAAAAGTATCTCTATCGAAGGAAACGTTACCCCCTCGTCCTGATGCTGGAACCTCTTTTTCGATGCAATCTGGAGTGCGCCGGTTGCGGCAAGATACAATTCCCCGACGAGATCTTGAAAAAAAGCTTAAGCCCTGAACAATGTTTCAAGGCGGTCGATGAGTGTGGCGCCCCCGTTGTGAGTATCCCCGGTGGAGAACCGCTTATCCATCCCCAGATTGGAGAGATTGTTGAGGGACTCATCAAGAGGAAGAAGTACGTCTACCTCTGTACAAATGCGATTCTGCTCGAACGAAAATTTGATCTCTTCAAGCCGTCCAAATATCTCACGTTCAGCATCCATATGGATGGACTCAAAGAGGAACACGACCATGCCGTCTGTCGTGAAGGCATCTTTGAGGTGGCCGTACGGGCCATTAAAGAGGCCAAGCGTCGCGGTTTTCGCGTAACAACCAACTCCACTCTTTTTGAAGGGACCGATCCCAAACGTATCCGGGCAATGTTTGATTATCTGACGGAGTTGGGGGTGGAGGGGATGATGATCTCTCCCGGCTACTCCTATGAAAAGGCACCGGATCAGGAACATTTTCTGAAGAGAGAAAGGACCTACCAGCTCTTCTCCCAAATTTTGAACAGACCCAGGAAAGGCTGGCAGTTCAACCAATCTCCCCTTTTCCTTAGATTTCTGCAGGGGAAGGAGAAGTATCAGTGCACGCCGTGGGGGAACCCAACCTACAACGTCTTTGGCTGGCAAAAACCGTGTTATTTAATCAGTGACGGCGGCACTGCGCAAACATTTAAAGAGTTGATGGAGGAAACCGAGTGGGAGAGGTACGGGACCGGTCACTATGAAAAATGCGCCGATTGCATGGTCCACTGTGGTTATGAAGCAAGCGCCGTCGATGACACCTTCGGTTCCTGGGAGGGGTTCCTCAAAACGGTAAAAATCACACTCTCTGGCGACAAGGAAGAGTCACTTTATCTGGGAAAAGAAATTCCACAGCAGGAGAAATTGAAGAAGATTGCCTAA
- the hemL gene encoding glutamate-1-semialdehyde 2,1-aminomutase yields the protein MKTAASESLFEKAKLLIPGGVNSPVRAFKAVGGSPLFIQKAKGAYLWDVDGNRYIDYIGSWGPIILGHADTSVVKAVKRQLEKGSSYGAPTELEVQLAEEVCRAFPSIEKVRFVSSGTEAVMGAVRAARGYTGRKKIIKFDGCYHGHADHLLVKAGSGAATLGQPDSAGVPEEFVSHTLIARYNDLASVEALFQKIPGQIAAVLIEPIVGNMGVILPRGNFLSRLRDLCHRQKALLIFDEVMTGFRVAYGGVQELYGIQPDLTCLGKIIGGGFPVGAYGGKKEIMSVIAPEGPVYQAGTLSGNPVAMVAGLVTLQILKKKNPYPELNKRTQKLTQGIEEAARTSAVSVKLGRAGSMFTLFFADKEIIDADSARSCDTKRFANFFQGMLREGIYWPPAQFEAAFLSVEHSERDVERTIGAAKNVLAVLH from the coding sequence GTGAAAACCGCGGCATCAGAATCTCTTTTCGAAAAAGCCAAGTTGTTGATCCCCGGTGGCGTCAATTCCCCCGTTCGGGCGTTCAAGGCGGTAGGGGGTTCGCCGCTTTTTATTCAAAAGGCAAAGGGGGCTTATCTTTGGGATGTCGATGGCAACAGGTATATTGACTACATCGGCTCCTGGGGACCGATAATCCTGGGGCATGCCGACACCTCCGTTGTTAAGGCGGTTAAAAGACAGCTGGAGAAAGGCTCCAGTTATGGGGCCCCAACCGAACTGGAGGTCCAACTGGCCGAAGAGGTCTGTCGTGCCTTTCCTTCTATTGAAAAGGTTCGTTTTGTCAGTTCGGGGACCGAGGCGGTGATGGGGGCGGTCCGGGCGGCTCGCGGTTATACCGGCCGTAAAAAGATCATTAAATTTGATGGGTGTTATCACGGCCATGCCGACCATCTCCTCGTGAAGGCGGGGTCGGGGGCGGCGACCTTGGGCCAGCCGGATTCCGCCGGTGTACCGGAGGAGTTTGTCTCTCATACGCTCATAGCTCGCTATAACGATCTTGCGAGTGTGGAGGCTCTTTTTCAAAAAATTCCCGGTCAGATCGCTGCCGTTTTGATTGAACCGATTGTCGGTAATATGGGCGTCATCCTCCCGCGCGGGAATTTTCTGTCTCGCTTGCGGGATCTCTGTCATCGGCAGAAGGCACTACTCATTTTTGACGAGGTGATGACCGGTTTTCGTGTCGCCTATGGCGGGGTTCAGGAGCTTTACGGTATTCAACCGGACCTCACCTGCCTTGGAAAAATTATTGGAGGTGGCTTTCCGGTTGGTGCCTACGGGGGTAAAAAAGAGATTATGTCGGTTATAGCGCCCGAGGGGCCGGTTTATCAGGCCGGCACACTTTCGGGAAATCCGGTGGCGATGGTTGCGGGCCTTGTCACACTCCAGATTTTGAAAAAAAAGAATCCTTATCCCGAACTGAACAAGCGAACACAAAAATTGACCCAAGGAATCGAGGAAGCGGCACGAACGTCAGCTGTTTCTGTGAAGCTCGGAAGGGCGGGGTCGATGTTTACACTTTTCTTTGCCGACAAGGAAATCATCGATGCCGATTCGGCACGTTCCTGTGATACGAAGCGGTTTGCCAATTTTTTTCAGGGGATGTTGAGAGAGGGTATTTATTGGCCGCCGGCACAGTTCGAAGCCGCGTTTCTGTCGGTCGAGCATTCAGAGAGAGATGTGGAGAGGACGATAGGGGCGGCAAAAAATGTATTGGCTGTCTTACATTAA
- a CDS encoding AtpZ/AtpI family protein, giving the protein MYWLSYIKRGEKKTWSYGENRVKEPGKKGDSFLIAWGIYGAIGFQLAATVVGGLLLGGWLDKRWGMTPWLTLVGLLIGSTGGFYNLIRMTRWNERRKQSP; this is encoded by the coding sequence ATGTATTGGCTGTCTTACATTAAGAGAGGGGAGAAAAAGACGTGGAGTTATGGAGAAAATAGGGTGAAAGAGCCGGGTAAAAAGGGGGACAGTTTTTTGATCGCCTGGGGCATCTATGGGGCGATTGGCTTCCAGCTCGCAGCGACTGTTGTTGGTGGCCTGCTCCTCGGAGGCTGGCTCGACAAGCGGTGGGGGATGACCCCATGGCTGACGCTCGTTGGGTTACTCATCGGTTCCACAGGAGGTTTTTACAATCTGATCCGGATGACCCGCTGGAATGAAAGGAGGAAGCAATCTCCATGA
- the atpB gene encoding F0F1 ATP synthase subunit A, protein MHDFTWLGLISDKIDHSNIHVFTSALVVFFILLLSFLAHRRLKYTKACLVPEDKTTIANIFEVAVENILGLMKGVMGADAPKYFPLIGALFIYIFLCNLVSLIPGFLPPTDNINTNLACSLTVFVYYNIMGIRAHGLKAYLKHFMGPILWLGPLMFVIEMIGHLVRPVSLALRLFGNITGDHLVLGIFSDLTPILVPIIFLALGLFVAFIQAFVFSLLSTIYIALATVHEHEEGH, encoded by the coding sequence ATGCATGACTTTACGTGGCTCGGCCTGATTTCCGATAAGATTGATCACAGCAATATCCATGTCTTTACCTCCGCCCTCGTGGTCTTTTTTATTCTCCTCCTTTCCTTTTTGGCCCATCGGAGGCTTAAGTATACAAAAGCCTGTCTTGTTCCTGAGGACAAGACGACGATTGCCAATATTTTTGAAGTCGCTGTGGAGAACATCTTGGGGCTGATGAAGGGTGTGATGGGAGCCGATGCCCCCAAATATTTTCCGCTCATCGGGGCCCTTTTTATTTACATCTTTCTCTGTAATCTGGTCTCGCTCATCCCCGGTTTTCTGCCGCCGACCGATAACATCAACACCAACCTTGCCTGTTCACTGACTGTTTTTGTCTACTACAACATCATGGGGATTCGTGCCCACGGATTGAAGGCCTATTTAAAGCATTTCATGGGGCCTATCCTCTGGTTGGGACCCCTTATGTTCGTGATTGAGATGATCGGTCATCTGGTCCGTCCCGTTTCTCTAGCACTCCGGCTCTTCGGCAACATTACCGGGGACCATCTGGTTTTGGGGATTTTTTCCGATTTAACGCCGATTTTAGTCCCGATTATTTTTCTGGCCTTGGGTCTCTTTGTTGCTTTTATCCAGGCGTTCGTCTTTTCGTTGCTGTCGACGATCTACATCGCATTGGCGACGGTCCACGAACATGAAGAAGGACACTAG